In Xanthomonas sacchari, a genomic segment contains:
- a CDS encoding fused MFS/spermidine synthase: protein MSDTPGGGRWTVLRRLLRQGSDAPAALRPGQPYVRHGWRYTSLQFKGEVTQSRMYTWWPDVLQVGYTRSMLGALLLRPDPRRIGIVGLGGGSQAKFCYRHLPQARIEAIEADTDVLALRAAFRIPDDDARFEAVHGDGARLLPQRRDRYDLLLLDAYDADGIPAALLSRGFYEDCHAALAPGGVLAVNLYDTDTRRHLAHLRALFGGRVLRLDEPQMDNHVVFAWTGALPGLDAHAALARLPWSARWQLRTPFRRVQQAMAGRTGPGAPR from the coding sequence GTGAGCGACACGCCCGGCGGCGGTCGCTGGACGGTACTGCGCCGCCTGTTGCGGCAAGGTTCGGACGCACCCGCCGCGCTGCGTCCGGGGCAGCCCTACGTGCGCCACGGTTGGCGCTACACCAGCCTGCAGTTCAAGGGCGAGGTGACCCAGAGCCGCATGTACACGTGGTGGCCGGACGTGCTGCAGGTGGGCTACACCCGCAGCATGCTCGGCGCGCTGCTGTTGCGCCCGGACCCGCGGCGGATCGGCATCGTCGGCCTCGGCGGCGGCTCGCAGGCCAAGTTCTGCTACCGGCACCTGCCGCAGGCGCGGATCGAGGCGATCGAGGCCGATACCGACGTGCTGGCCCTGCGCGCGGCCTTTCGCATCCCGGACGACGACGCGCGCTTCGAGGCCGTGCACGGCGATGGCGCGCGGCTGCTGCCGCAACGGCGCGATCGCTACGACTTGCTGTTGCTCGACGCCTACGACGCCGACGGCATCCCGGCGGCGCTGCTCAGCCGCGGTTTCTACGAGGACTGCCATGCGGCGCTGGCGCCGGGCGGGGTGCTGGCGGTGAACCTGTACGACACCGACACGCGCCGCCACCTGGCGCATCTGCGCGCGCTGTTCGGCGGCCGCGTGCTGCGCCTGGACGAGCCGCAGATGGACAACCACGTGGTGTTCGCCTGGACCGGCGCGCTGCCGGGGCTGGACGCGCACGCAGCCCTGGCGCGCCTGCCGTGGTCGGCGCGCTGGCAACTGCGCACGCCGTTCCGGCGCGTGCAGCAGGCGATGGCGGGCAGGACGGGGCCGGGCGCGCCGCGCTAG
- the can gene encoding carbonate dehydratase: protein MSKIEQLLDNNRSWSERINREDPEFFSRLSKQQTPEYLWIGCSDSRVPANQIIDMAPGEVFVHRNIANVVVHTDLNCLSVIQFAVEVLKVRHILVVGHYGCGGVHAGLTRARLGLVDNWIRHVTDVAEKHEQCLQQAGDLSLQHARLCELNVLEQVVNVSRTSIVRDAWTRGQELTVHGWVYSLRDGRVHDLGMALERIEDLAPRYDAALARIRQDREDR, encoded by the coding sequence ATGAGCAAGATCGAACAACTGCTGGACAACAACCGCTCCTGGTCCGAACGCATCAACCGCGAGGATCCCGAGTTCTTCAGCCGCCTGTCCAAGCAGCAGACCCCGGAGTACCTGTGGATCGGCTGCTCCGACTCGCGGGTGCCGGCGAACCAGATCATCGACATGGCGCCGGGCGAGGTGTTCGTCCACCGCAACATCGCCAACGTGGTCGTGCACACCGACCTGAATTGCCTGTCGGTGATCCAGTTCGCGGTCGAGGTGCTGAAGGTACGGCACATCCTGGTGGTCGGCCACTACGGCTGCGGCGGCGTGCACGCGGGCCTGACCCGCGCGCGGCTGGGCCTGGTCGACAACTGGATCCGCCACGTCACCGACGTGGCCGAGAAGCACGAGCAGTGCCTGCAGCAGGCCGGCGACCTCAGCCTGCAGCACGCGCGCCTGTGCGAGCTCAACGTGCTGGAGCAGGTGGTCAACGTCAGCCGCACCTCGATCGTGCGCGACGCCTGGACGCGCGGCCAGGAACTCACCGTGCACGGCTGGGTGTACAGCCTGCGCGACGGCCGCGTGCACGACCTGGGCATGGCGCTGGAGCGCATCGAGGACCTGGCGCCGCGCTACGATGCCGCCCTGGCGCGCATCCGCCAGGACCGCGAGGACCGCTGA
- the kynU gene encoding kynureninase codes for MNEILSRQHAIALDAADPLRALRQEFLFPQHQGADQAYFVGNSLGLQPRGARAAVQEVLDKWSSLAVEGHFNGDTQWMTYHELLAAPLARLVGAHPHEVVAMNTLTVNLHLLMVSFYRPTRERPAILIEAGAFPSDQHAVASQIRFHGFDPAADLIEVQPDGADGTVSLAAIERAIAEHGPRLALVLWPGVQYRTGQAFDLASVARLARAAGAAVGFDLAHAIGNVPLHLHDAAPDFAVWCHYKYLNAGPGAVAGAFVHERHGHGDTPRFAGWWGHDKRTRFRMAPEFVAAPGADGWQLSNPPILSMAPLRASLDLFERAGLDALRQKSQQLTGYLETLIRARLADTLQIITPSDPAQRGCQLSLRVAGGRARGRALFEYLQSVGVLGDWREPDVIRISPVPLYNRYRDVYRFVEEVETWAGV; via the coding sequence ATGAACGAGATCCTGTCCCGCCAGCACGCCATCGCCCTCGACGCCGCCGATCCGCTGCGGGCCCTGCGCCAGGAATTCCTGTTCCCGCAGCACCAGGGCGCCGACCAGGCCTACTTCGTCGGCAACTCGTTGGGCCTGCAGCCGCGCGGCGCGCGCGCCGCGGTGCAGGAGGTGCTGGACAAGTGGTCGTCGCTGGCGGTGGAAGGCCATTTCAACGGCGACACCCAGTGGATGACCTACCACGAGCTGCTGGCCGCGCCGCTGGCGCGCCTGGTCGGCGCGCACCCGCACGAAGTGGTGGCGATGAACACGCTGACGGTGAACCTGCACCTGCTGATGGTCAGCTTCTACCGGCCCACCCGCGAGCGGCCGGCGATCCTGATCGAGGCCGGCGCGTTCCCCTCCGACCAGCACGCGGTGGCCTCGCAGATCCGCTTCCACGGCTTCGACCCGGCCGCCGACCTGATCGAAGTGCAGCCCGACGGCGCCGACGGCACCGTGTCGCTGGCGGCGATCGAGCGCGCCATCGCCGAGCACGGCCCGCGCCTGGCGCTGGTGCTGTGGCCGGGCGTGCAGTACCGCACCGGCCAGGCCTTCGACCTGGCCTCGGTGGCGCGGCTGGCGCGCGCGGCCGGCGCCGCGGTCGGCTTCGACCTGGCCCACGCCATCGGCAACGTGCCGCTGCACCTGCACGACGCCGCCCCGGACTTCGCCGTGTGGTGCCACTACAAGTACCTCAACGCCGGCCCCGGCGCGGTCGCCGGCGCCTTCGTGCACGAGCGCCACGGCCACGGCGACACCCCGCGCTTCGCCGGCTGGTGGGGCCACGACAAGCGCACCCGCTTCCGCATGGCGCCCGAGTTCGTCGCCGCGCCCGGCGCCGACGGCTGGCAGCTGAGCAATCCGCCGATCCTGAGCATGGCGCCGCTGCGCGCCTCGCTGGACCTGTTCGAGCGCGCCGGGCTGGACGCGCTGCGGCAGAAGTCGCAGCAGCTCACCGGCTACCTGGAGACGCTGATCCGCGCCCGCCTGGCCGACACCCTGCAGATCATCACTCCGTCCGACCCGGCGCAACGCGGCTGCCAGCTGTCGCTGCGCGTGGCCGGCGGCCGCGCGCGCGGCCGGGCGCTGTTCGAGTACCTGCAATCGGTCGGCGTGCTCGGCGACTGGCGCGAGCCGGACGTGATCCGGATCAGCCCGGTGCCGCTGTACAACCGCTACCGCGACGTCTACCGCTTCGTCGAGGAAGTGGAAACCTGGGCCGGCGTCTGA
- a CDS encoding FUSC family protein — MLRSLIALKPRDVPVRVALRNTAAVVAPLALGVAAGHAELGLAVSTGALNTMFSDQPGPYRARMQRMLMAALAAGMAALLGMLIGAHTLALALCALLLGLGGGLLVALGPVAARVGLTSMILLVVSADVRLPPWQSVGVATLIFAGGVLQMLMALAAWPLQRYRPERFALADLMRQLAGIARQRPGATAAPPATEAVLEAMVMLHGEHRSRGRAVQAFRVIAELCERARLELLTLADLHGRLEATSPARLPIERVLERSAVVLDQLAHALDSAEDPDAATASMTGFDDLVDALAQVQAQTEDTRERRLLRIAVARAQGLGGQLRALVRNSRWASSRGEIQAELAEARLPAALRPLAPLQTLRANLNLSSVAFRHALRCGVCLALAVLFARWQAIPHGYWIPMTTAIVLKPDFGGTLSFGALRVAGTFAGLLLATMLAHFVMDGAVVRLLLLTVFCLGFRLLTQVNYGLGVASLTGMLVLLLSFEGMAPGEAIGERIQATVLGSALALAAYALWPTWERKHIRAILAQLLLAYRDHLDAVLEGRLQALPDTRAASRTARTNAQASIERLRGEPRRRRNLRELTLAESVLANGNRLIRASLALEAVLRDAPPLPPLPELQQFRQQAHAALTELAEGLRTGTPPPQASLRAAERRLAEALAAQPQDGSDGGALAALADTSDRVADSIGTLTHLVRSALLPAAAAAKEPPPATAHRSG, encoded by the coding sequence ATGCTGCGCAGCCTGATCGCGCTCAAGCCGCGCGACGTGCCGGTGCGCGTGGCCCTGCGCAACACCGCCGCGGTGGTCGCGCCGCTGGCGCTGGGCGTGGCCGCCGGCCATGCCGAGCTGGGCCTGGCGGTGTCCACCGGCGCGCTCAACACCATGTTCTCCGACCAGCCCGGCCCGTACCGGGCGCGGATGCAGCGCATGCTGATGGCGGCGCTGGCGGCGGGCATGGCCGCGTTGCTGGGGATGCTGATCGGCGCGCACACGCTGGCGCTGGCGCTTTGCGCCCTGCTGCTCGGCCTGGGCGGCGGCCTGCTGGTGGCGCTGGGTCCGGTGGCGGCGCGGGTCGGGCTGACCAGCATGATCCTGCTGGTGGTCAGCGCCGACGTGCGCCTGCCGCCGTGGCAGAGCGTCGGCGTGGCTACGCTGATCTTCGCCGGCGGCGTGCTGCAGATGCTGATGGCACTGGCGGCCTGGCCGCTGCAGCGCTACCGCCCCGAGCGCTTCGCCCTGGCCGATCTGATGCGGCAACTGGCCGGCATCGCCCGCCAGCGCCCCGGCGCGACCGCGGCGCCGCCGGCCACCGAGGCGGTGCTCGAGGCGATGGTGATGCTGCACGGCGAACACCGCTCGCGCGGACGTGCGGTGCAGGCGTTCCGGGTCATCGCCGAACTGTGCGAACGCGCGCGGCTGGAGCTGCTGACCCTGGCCGACCTGCACGGACGCCTGGAGGCGACATCGCCCGCGCGCTTGCCGATCGAACGCGTGCTCGAACGCAGCGCGGTGGTGCTGGACCAGCTCGCGCACGCGCTGGACAGCGCCGAGGATCCGGATGCGGCCACTGCGTCGATGACCGGGTTCGACGACCTGGTCGACGCGCTGGCGCAGGTGCAGGCGCAGACCGAGGACACCCGCGAACGGCGCCTGCTGCGCATCGCCGTGGCCCGCGCGCAAGGCCTGGGCGGCCAGTTGCGCGCGTTGGTGCGCAACAGCCGCTGGGCCAGCAGCCGCGGCGAGATCCAGGCCGAGCTGGCCGAGGCGCGGCTGCCGGCGGCGCTGCGACCGTTGGCGCCGCTGCAGACCCTGCGGGCGAACCTGAACCTGTCCTCGGTGGCGTTCCGCCATGCGCTGCGCTGCGGCGTGTGCCTGGCCCTGGCGGTGCTGTTCGCCCGCTGGCAGGCGATTCCGCATGGCTACTGGATCCCGATGACCACCGCGATCGTGCTCAAGCCGGATTTCGGCGGCACCCTCAGCTTCGGCGCGCTGCGCGTGGCCGGCACCTTCGCCGGGCTGCTGCTGGCCACCATGCTGGCGCACTTCGTGATGGACGGGGCGGTGGTGCGGCTGCTGTTGCTGACCGTGTTCTGCCTGGGCTTCCGCCTGCTGACCCAGGTCAACTATGGGCTCGGCGTGGCCAGCCTGACCGGCATGCTGGTGCTGTTGCTGTCGTTCGAGGGCATGGCCCCGGGCGAGGCGATCGGCGAGCGCATCCAGGCCACCGTGCTCGGCAGCGCGCTGGCGCTGGCCGCCTACGCGCTGTGGCCGACCTGGGAACGTAAGCACATCCGCGCCATCCTGGCGCAGTTGCTGCTGGCCTATCGCGACCATCTCGACGCGGTGCTGGAGGGCCGCCTGCAGGCGCTGCCGGACACCCGCGCGGCCTCGCGCACCGCGCGCACCAACGCGCAGGCCTCGATCGAACGCCTGCGCGGCGAGCCGCGGCGCAGGCGCAACCTGCGCGAACTGACCCTGGCCGAATCGGTGCTGGCCAACGGCAACCGGCTGATCCGCGCCTCGCTGGCGCTGGAGGCGGTGCTGCGCGATGCGCCGCCGCTGCCACCGCTGCCGGAACTGCAGCAGTTCCGGCAGCAGGCGCATGCCGCGCTGACCGAGCTGGCCGAGGGCCTGCGCACCGGCACGCCGCCACCGCAGGCCAGCCTGCGCGCCGCCGAGCGGCGCCTGGCCGAGGCGCTGGCCGCGCAACCGCAGGACGGCAGCGATGGCGGCGCGCTGGCCGCGCTGGCCGACACCAGCGACCGCGTCGCCGACAGCATCGGCACCCTCACCCACCTGGTCCGCAGCGCACTGCTGCCGGCCGCGGCCGCCGCCAAGGAGCCGCCGCCGGCGACCGCGCACCGCAGCGGATGA
- a CDS encoding DUF2939 domain-containing protein, with translation MKKWLALLFLALFALGGYVVAGPYLAIRGIDQALRERDAAALERYVDFPTLRVNLKAQVDDALVRRAGPDLQSSLFGGALLSLAGGLGGMSVDALVTPTGIGALMQGDVLWKRASGDTVGGDTYAAPRPPQPLHQAEHRFESTTRFVATVHAADGTAVPFVFTREGLHWKLSNILLPL, from the coding sequence ATGAAGAAATGGCTGGCATTGCTGTTCCTCGCCCTGTTCGCCCTCGGCGGCTACGTCGTCGCCGGGCCATACCTGGCCATCCGCGGCATCGACCAGGCGCTGCGCGAACGCGATGCCGCGGCGCTGGAGCGCTACGTCGACTTCCCGACCCTGCGGGTCAACCTCAAGGCCCAGGTGGACGATGCGCTGGTGCGCCGCGCCGGTCCCGACCTGCAGTCCAGCCTGTTCGGCGGCGCGCTGCTGTCGCTGGCCGGCGGCCTCGGTGGGATGAGCGTGGACGCGCTGGTCACCCCGACCGGCATCGGCGCGCTGATGCAGGGCGACGTGTTGTGGAAACGCGCCAGCGGCGACACCGTCGGCGGCGATACCTACGCCGCGCCGCGCCCGCCGCAACCGTTGCACCAGGCCGAACATCGCTTCGAATCGACCACGCGCTTCGTCGCCACCGTGCATGCCGCCGACGGCACCGCCGTGCCCTTCGTGTTCACCCGCGAGGGCCTGCACTGGAAGCTCAGCAACATCCTGTTGCCGCTGTAG
- the sbcB gene encoding exodeoxyribonuclease I: MPDSFLFYDLETFGADPRRTRIAQFAAVRTDAELNVIEEPISFFVKPADDLLPSPVATLITGIAPQQALREGVSEAEAFARIAEQMARPQTCTLGYNSLRFDDEFVRHGLFRNFHDPYEREWRNGNSRWDLLDMLRLMHALRPEGIVWPQREDGATSFKLEQLALANGVRDGDAHEALSDVYATIGMARHFRRSQPRLWEYALKLRDKRFCGNLLDAVAMQPVLHVSMRYPAARLCAAPVLPLARHPRIDSRVLVFDLEGDIEPLLRYTPEQIADRLYTPQADLPEGEQRIPLKEVHLNKAPALVAWAHLREADFARLRLDPAQLLAKAARLREAGPALAEKVRRVFASERAAVPADVDASLYDGFLADGDKRAMAQVRATPPAQLAALEGQFRDRRLPELLFRYRARNWPQSLSIAEQARWDDYRRQRLQQDSGLSELSFDAFHAELAGLRLAHPQDATKQALLDQLAAWGHDLQRSL, from the coding sequence ATGCCCGACAGCTTCCTCTTCTACGACCTGGAAACCTTCGGCGCCGATCCGCGGCGCACGCGCATCGCGCAGTTCGCCGCGGTGCGCACCGACGCCGAACTGAACGTGATCGAGGAACCGATCAGTTTCTTCGTCAAGCCCGCCGACGACCTGCTGCCCTCGCCGGTCGCCACCCTGATCACCGGCATCGCCCCGCAGCAGGCATTGCGCGAAGGCGTCAGCGAAGCCGAGGCGTTCGCGCGCATCGCCGAGCAGATGGCGCGGCCGCAGACCTGCACGCTGGGCTACAACTCGCTGCGCTTCGACGACGAGTTCGTGCGCCACGGGCTGTTCCGCAATTTCCACGATCCCTACGAACGCGAGTGGCGCAACGGCAACTCGCGCTGGGACCTGCTGGACATGCTGCGGCTGATGCACGCGCTGCGCCCGGAAGGCATCGTCTGGCCGCAGCGCGAGGACGGCGCCACCTCGTTCAAGCTGGAGCAGCTGGCATTGGCCAACGGCGTGCGCGACGGCGATGCGCACGAGGCGCTGTCCGACGTCTACGCCACCATCGGCATGGCCCGGCATTTCCGCCGCAGCCAGCCGCGGCTGTGGGAGTACGCGCTGAAGCTGCGCGACAAGCGCTTCTGCGGCAACCTGCTCGACGCGGTGGCGATGCAGCCGGTGCTGCACGTGTCGATGCGCTATCCGGCCGCGCGCCTGTGCGCGGCGCCGGTGCTGCCGCTGGCACGGCACCCACGCATCGACAGCCGGGTGCTGGTGTTCGACCTGGAAGGCGACATCGAGCCGCTGCTGCGCTATACGCCGGAACAGATCGCCGACCGCCTGTACACCCCGCAGGCCGATCTGCCCGAGGGCGAACAGCGCATCCCGCTCAAGGAAGTGCATCTGAACAAGGCGCCGGCGCTGGTCGCCTGGGCGCACCTGCGCGAGGCGGATTTCGCCCGGCTGCGGCTGGACCCGGCGCAACTGCTGGCCAAGGCCGCGCGCCTGCGCGAGGCCGGCCCGGCGCTGGCGGAGAAGGTGCGGCGGGTGTTCGCCAGCGAGCGCGCCGCGGTGCCGGCCGATGTCGACGCCTCGCTGTACGACGGCTTTTTGGCCGATGGCGACAAGCGCGCGATGGCGCAGGTCCGCGCCACTCCACCGGCGCAGCTGGCCGCGCTGGAAGGACAGTTCCGCGATCGGCGCCTGCCCGAACTGCTGTTCCGCTACCGCGCGCGCAACTGGCCGCAGAGCCTGTCCATCGCCGAGCAGGCGCGCTGGGACGACTACCGGCGGCAGCGCCTGCAGCAGGACAGCGGCCTGTCCGAACTGAGCTTCGACGCCTTCCACGCGGAGCTGGCCGGTTTACGCTTGGCTCACCCGCAGGATGCTACCAAGCAAGCCCTGCTCGACCAGTTGGCCGCCTGGGGCCACGACCTGCAACGCAGCCTATGA
- a CDS encoding DUF2461 domain-containing protein, producing MTSYFSDASFKFLRALARHNDKAWFNANRHKYEEHVRQPFLRLITDLQPDLAQVSEHFRADPRGVGGSLFRIHRDARFSHDKSPYKTWQGARLFHERRKQVPAPSFYIHLQPGESFVGAGLWHPEPDTQRKVRQFIFDNPGSWKAAAHAPALRRRFDFEESEMLVRPPRGFPADFECIDDLKHKNWVFWRQLDDATMTGPRLRTQIAADLQTLGPFVDYLCAALDLEF from the coding sequence ATGACCAGCTATTTCAGCGATGCCAGCTTCAAGTTCCTGCGTGCCCTGGCGCGGCACAACGACAAGGCCTGGTTCAACGCCAACCGGCACAAGTACGAAGAGCACGTGCGGCAGCCGTTCCTGCGCCTGATCACCGATCTGCAGCCGGACCTGGCGCAGGTCAGCGAACATTTCCGTGCCGATCCGCGCGGCGTCGGCGGCTCGCTGTTCCGCATCCACCGCGACGCGCGCTTCTCCCACGACAAGTCGCCGTACAAGACCTGGCAGGGCGCGCGCCTGTTCCACGAGCGGCGCAAGCAGGTGCCGGCGCCGTCGTTCTACATCCACCTGCAACCGGGCGAAAGCTTCGTCGGCGCCGGGCTGTGGCATCCGGAGCCGGACACGCAGCGCAAGGTGCGCCAGTTCATCTTCGACAATCCCGGCAGCTGGAAGGCCGCCGCGCACGCGCCGGCGCTGCGCCGCCGCTTCGACTTCGAGGAAAGCGAGATGCTGGTGCGGCCGCCGCGCGGCTTCCCGGCCGACTTCGAATGCATCGACGACCTCAAGCACAAGAACTGGGTATTCTGGCGCCAGCTCGACGATGCGACCATGACCGGCCCGCGGCTGCGCACGCAGATCGCCGCCGACCTGCAGACGCTGGGCCCGTTCGTGGACTACCTGTGCGCGGCACTGGACCTGGAATTCTAG
- a CDS encoding FAD-dependent oxidoreductase, giving the protein MNASPRSITLIGAGLAGSLLAILLSRQGWQVTVYERRGDPRVHDYERGRSINLALAERGLHVLRQAGADTAVMAKAVMMRGRMVHFPDGQQQLQRYGRDDSEVIWSVHRNDLNITLLQLAEQAGARIHFYRRLHTVDFDAGYARFIDDRDDQPHDIRFDSMIGADGAGSALRAAMQRKAPMAEHIEFLDHSYKELEIPPGADGGFRIEPNALHIWPRGHYMCIALPNHEGTFTVTLFLPNNGEPSFATVRNGEEALALFARDFADALPLMPQLAEHWEQHPPGLLGTLRLERWHLDGRAVLLGDAAHAMVPFHGQGMNCAFEDCAALAAHLQREPDLARAYAAFEAERKPNAGAIQQMALENYVEMRDRVGDAGFLLQRELGQALQARHPTRFVPHYTMVTFLRTPYAQALQRSEVQRDILVEATQGHSDLSRIDWTSLERIVHARLTPLEGAH; this is encoded by the coding sequence TTGAACGCATCCCCCCGCAGCATCACCCTGATCGGCGCCGGCCTGGCCGGCTCCCTGCTCGCCATCCTGCTGTCGCGCCAGGGCTGGCAGGTCACCGTCTATGAACGCCGCGGCGATCCGCGCGTGCACGATTACGAGCGCGGCCGCTCGATCAACCTGGCCCTGGCCGAACGCGGCCTGCACGTGCTGCGCCAGGCCGGCGCCGATACCGCGGTGATGGCCAAGGCGGTGATGATGCGCGGACGCATGGTGCACTTCCCGGACGGCCAGCAGCAGCTGCAACGCTATGGCCGCGACGACAGCGAGGTGATCTGGTCGGTGCACCGCAACGATCTCAACATCACCCTGCTGCAACTGGCCGAGCAGGCCGGCGCGCGCATCCACTTCTACCGACGCCTGCACACGGTCGACTTCGACGCCGGCTATGCGCGTTTCATCGACGACCGCGACGACCAGCCGCACGACATCCGCTTCGACAGCATGATCGGCGCCGACGGCGCCGGCTCGGCGCTGCGCGCGGCGATGCAGCGCAAGGCGCCGATGGCCGAGCACATCGAGTTCCTCGACCACTCCTACAAGGAACTGGAGATCCCGCCGGGCGCCGACGGCGGCTTCCGCATCGAGCCCAACGCCCTGCACATCTGGCCGCGCGGGCACTACATGTGCATCGCCCTGCCCAACCACGAAGGCACCTTCACCGTCACCCTGTTCCTGCCCAACAACGGCGAGCCCAGCTTCGCCACCGTACGCAACGGCGAGGAAGCGCTGGCGCTGTTCGCGCGCGATTTCGCCGATGCGCTGCCGCTGATGCCGCAACTGGCCGAGCACTGGGAACAGCATCCACCCGGCCTGCTCGGCACGCTGCGGCTGGAGCGCTGGCACCTGGACGGCCGCGCGGTGCTGCTGGGCGACGCCGCGCACGCGATGGTGCCGTTCCACGGGCAAGGCATGAACTGCGCGTTCGAGGATTGCGCGGCGCTGGCCGCGCACCTGCAGCGCGAGCCGGACCTGGCCCGCGCCTATGCCGCCTTCGAGGCCGAGCGCAAACCCAATGCGGGGGCGATCCAGCAGATGGCGCTGGAGAACTACGTGGAAATGCGCGACCGCGTCGGCGACGCCGGTTTCCTGCTGCAGCGCGAACTCGGCCAGGCGCTGCAGGCGCGGCATCCGACCCGCTTCGTCCCGCACTACACCATGGTCACCTTCCTACGCACGCCGTACGCGCAGGCACTGCAACGCAGCGAGGTGCAGCGCGACATCCTGGTCGAGGCCACGCAGGGCCATAGCGACCTGTCGCGGATCGACTGGACCTCGCTGGAGCGGATCGTGCATGCGCGGCTGACGCCGCTGGAGGGGGCGCATTGA
- a CDS encoding 5'-nucleotidase, with protein sequence MSDNSPRLLTVAVTSRALFDLEEGHALFEREGVEAYSAYQREREDDVLAPGVAFPVVRKLLALNQGTPPETPPVEVILLSRNSADTGLRIFNSIQHYGLGIVRATFTSGEATWPYVKPFGTDLFLSANPESVRRALSHGIAAATILPKPPGEHAQEAAAAAGAIDAGRLSTQLRIAFDGDAVIFGDEGERFSREQGVEAFGRYERENAREPLTGGPFRNFLSALHALQSAFPAGEASPIRTALVTARSAPAHERVIRTLREWGVRLDEALFLGGRHKGPFLQAFGADIFFDDSQHNIDSAARERVAAGHVPHGVANDIATR encoded by the coding sequence ATGTCCGACAACTCCCCCCGTCTGCTCACCGTCGCGGTCACCTCGCGCGCCCTGTTCGATCTGGAAGAGGGCCATGCCCTGTTCGAGCGCGAAGGGGTGGAGGCGTACAGCGCGTACCAGCGCGAGCGCGAGGACGATGTGCTGGCGCCCGGGGTGGCGTTTCCGGTGGTGCGCAAGCTGCTGGCGCTGAACCAGGGCACGCCGCCGGAGACGCCGCCGGTGGAGGTGATCCTGCTGTCGCGTAATTCCGCCGACACCGGGCTGCGCATCTTCAATTCGATCCAGCACTACGGCCTGGGCATCGTCCGCGCCACCTTCACCTCCGGCGAGGCGACCTGGCCCTACGTCAAGCCGTTCGGCACCGACCTGTTCCTGTCGGCGAACCCGGAGTCGGTGCGCCGCGCGCTCAGCCACGGCATCGCCGCGGCGACCATCCTGCCCAAGCCGCCCGGCGAGCATGCGCAGGAAGCGGCCGCGGCGGCCGGGGCGATCGACGCCGGGCGCCTGTCCACCCAGCTGCGCATCGCCTTCGACGGCGATGCGGTGATCTTCGGTGACGAGGGCGAGCGCTTCTCGCGCGAACAGGGCGTGGAGGCGTTCGGCCGCTACGAACGCGAGAACGCGCGCGAGCCGCTGACCGGCGGGCCGTTCCGCAACTTCCTGTCGGCGCTGCATGCGCTGCAGTCCGCGTTCCCGGCCGGCGAGGCCTCGCCGATCCGCACCGCGCTGGTCACCGCGCGCTCGGCGCCGGCGCACGAACGGGTGATCCGCACCCTTCGCGAATGGGGCGTGCGCCTGGACGAGGCGCTGTTCCTCGGCGGCCGCCACAAGGGCCCGTTCCTGCAGGCGTTCGGCGCGGACATCTTCTTCGACGATTCGCAGCACAATATCGACAGCGCCGCCCGCGAGCGCGTCGCCGCCGGACATGTGCCGCACGGGGTCGCCAACGACATCGCCACGCGGTGA
- a CDS encoding 3-hydroxyanthranilate 3,4-dioxygenase, with the protein MLPGPLNLHAWIDAHRHLLKPPVGNKCIHAGDFIVMVVGGPNARSDYHYDEGPEWFYQLEGEMVLKIQEDGAVREIPIRAGETFLLPPKVPHSPQRGPDSVGLVIERQRLPHEQDGLLWFCERCNHLLYEAYFPLQDIESDFPPVFARFYASESLRTCGRCGHVHPLPAAAAAP; encoded by the coding sequence ATGCTCCCCGGCCCCCTCAACCTGCACGCCTGGATCGACGCCCACCGGCATCTGCTGAAGCCGCCGGTGGGCAACAAGTGCATCCACGCCGGCGACTTCATCGTGATGGTGGTCGGCGGGCCGAACGCGCGCAGCGACTACCACTACGACGAAGGCCCGGAGTGGTTCTACCAGCTCGAAGGCGAGATGGTGCTGAAGATCCAGGAGGACGGCGCGGTGCGCGAGATCCCGATCCGCGCCGGCGAGACCTTCCTGCTGCCGCCCAAGGTGCCGCATTCGCCGCAGCGCGGGCCCGACTCGGTGGGCCTGGTGATCGAGCGGCAGCGCCTGCCGCACGAGCAGGACGGCCTGCTGTGGTTCTGCGAGCGCTGCAACCATCTGCTGTACGAAGCCTACTTCCCGCTGCAGGACATCGAGAGCGACTTCCCCCCGGTGTTCGCGCGGTTCTACGCGTCCGAATCGCTGCGCACCTGCGGCCGCTGCGGCCACGTGCATCCGCTGCCGGCGGCTGCCGCCGCGCCGTGA